The Podarcis raffonei isolate rPodRaf1 chromosome Z, rPodRaf1.pri, whole genome shotgun sequence genome segment GGCACGCACCCTGTgtaacgcccttccaccagatgtcaaggaaataaacaactttctgacctttagacgacatctgaaggcagccctgtttagggaagctgttaatttttgaagttttgttctgtttaatattcctgtgtgagccgcccagagtggctgggaaaacccagccagatgggcggggtataaatttattattattattattattattattattattattattattattgcctttttctttaaaaaacgtttaggggtactctcaatttgactcaagaaaaccaccattttatagttcacattggaaaaaataaatacagtaaatggacaaaagtacaaagattcacaaaatgtttaggggtatgcatacccttgCGTAGCCCCAGGGGAAgaaagcactgatgatgatgatgatgatgatgtttgcaggcagtccttgaggtactgagccatttaaggctttataggtcaaaaccagtactttgaattgggcccagaaattaaTTGGTAGCCGGTGGAATTGGATTAGGATCAGTGTAATAttttcaaaccatcttgcccaggtgagcaatctggctgctgaattttgctctagcttcagaggcagccctacgtataacacattgcagtaatcttaataaataaataaataaataaataaatacaaatgtgaTGCCTGTTGTGGTCACAAAACTTTGGTGCATACTGAGGAGTGGTTCTTGACTGCATTGCACATGTCTGGAGCAATGGTCTTTCGTTGCTAAACATGTTTCCATATAGCACTATTGTCAATGAAATGTGTGTAGCACATGGAATGAAAGCAGGTGTTTAATTACCACTCTGAGCCTGCGGCTGCAGTTTCTGACATTTTCTAACTCTGACTAAAAAGCGgcatttttccccttgttttgcaGCCCTAATTGTACGCTTCCTCACCAAGAGATTTATTGGAGACTATGAGGCCAATACCGGTACGTCTAACCTTCTAACGCTACATCATTAAAACTAATGTATTTGTGTCTAACTGTCCTGGGGACAGAACGAAGGGTCATGTGGTCAAAATATACAGGTCGAGTCAGGTGAATAGATTGCTATTCCTCTTATGGTTGGAAAATAAAGATTTTAATTTGCCATgtggcttagttgttgttgttgtttgcatagGTCACCCAGCCAAAGGATTTGGGGCTGCTCCGATTTTTAATACCTGGCTCCTTCGGTCCCTCACTCGATGGGTTGAATAGGCTAATTGCTGGGTTCATGTTCTTATGTTTCTaaaccagcctcccccaacctggtacccttgAGATCctgcaaactacagcttccatcaatctcagccagcatggcaaacagTCAACGATGATGGGATTtttgcaccaggttggggaagactgttcCAGAGCCAGCCTTCTTTTCTTTTAGTGCTGTGGATCACTGGCAAAAGAAAATGCTAAAACGCTGtctaaaatgtgcatattttcaGTGAACTGCCCCTGGCTATGAAAACAATAAATCAAAGCCCAATTATTTACAGCCCCGCTCCTTTTCTTAAGCTAATACTCTATTCACTTTAACAGAATAGGATCAGAGGAATGAGTCTGGCTGACACACTTCCTATAAAGAAAAAGGATCAAAAGATTGTTGCTTCCATCGACGGACAGAGGGCCAAGCATTATCCAGCTCTCCATTTCCAACAAGCAGTggaaatgaacactgtgtttAAAAAAGCACCAACCTGAAATATAGactttatttctgtttttagcGCTGTTCAAAAAGGGCAAGACTGAAATAGATGTAAGTGGGTTTGTCAGTTGACCAGCAAAATGGCAGCTTAGCCTGTCCTTGTACATTTAATAACAACAAGGTGACTCTGCCaactgtcccccccccagcttttttaaaaaagcatttgataTGTTATGAGATTGGGGGCAACACTAGATCCCCTTAAATGTGTTATGATTTAGTAAAAGTgagaattaatcaaggtttgatcAAACTTTGCCGATCACAGAAACCCCCTGGGTTTAGTTATGCCCATGAGCCAAGGCAGCTCAGCAGAGCTAGCTGGATGGGCTATTGGCAGGGGACAAAGGCCAGTGATGACCCAGCAAGGAAACAAAGACTAAACAGGAGCCAGTAAAAACTGCACAGAATCCAGTAAAAATAATTGGCTGCTGAAGGAAGGAGGGCCCATGACAAAATCAAAAGTTTTAAGTAACTTTTCTGGACATGGCAAATTCCACAGCtgaagtctgttgcagcaaaaggaGACTTGTGGTATCCAAGAGATTGACAGGCATCTCCCAACTGAGGATTAACTCTTTATGGATCTGATGAGGTGGTCCCTAGTCCATGAAAGCTGCTTacatttaaggtgccacaagacacttTGGCTGCGGTCCTATGACACCTTTCCTGGACACCACATATTCCCCCTACCCAAAATGCAGTGGGTGGGTTCTAAATCAACCTATGTAGGTTTGCAGCCTTTTGTTGTTTAGGTCCCACAAGACTCTTGGAGTGATCAAATGTCAATTCTCCCTCCTGACTGATAAATGAAAAACTGGAAACTTCGCCCCTCTAGCTCTGTCCCTTTCATCTGATTAAAATGCACTGCTGGGCTTTTCATTCCTCACCTTTGCTCTTAAGGCTGTCAATGGGCTGATCTTTTGCTCATGTACTTGATTTGTTGGTACTTCTTTCTGTTTCTGTGTAACCATGCACAGGATTTGTGCTTCAAATCTCTGTTTCCAAGATTTGGCTGCTAGAGAAGCATTGCTGGGAGCTGCATGCTTTTTCCATTAAGCAACCATCCCTTCAGCAATCCTTCAAGCAGAAGCAAATATGTTATAGATCGGAAACAGGTGGTCATATATAACTGAGGCCATGGAGAAATACTTCTCCCATTGCTGGAGGGTAGGGCCAAATATGATTAGTGTCTGGAAGTACCCAGACATCTCCTTTTGATGTGTTATGGAAGTGGAATAATATGCTGTCTGGACTTTGTTTCATAGGCTACTTATAAAATGGTGTCAGCTCCAAGCCAGGTACATTTCTCCTGCCTGTGTATTCACTCTTCCAGTCAGGCCTGGTGCCAGCACTCAGCATGGTGGGGCAAGTGCCACAGCCACGGGGCTCCCAGAAGAGCTGCCACATTAGAGCAAATGGGACACTGCATCACCACCTCCAGGACTTAATTTCTCCAAACCCAtctgcctgctttcttacttaAAACGGGTCCAGGGGGAGGCTCTGGTCTGGTGATGCAGTAAAACAGTGCCTGGAGTGTACCATTTCAATCTGCAAGTACAAATCTGTGTGACTGAATGCTTCCTCCCATTGAGAAGATGAGTGATCATGACGGCTATGTACCACCACCAATATCAGAGTCAACACTATGATCACTACCAGAAAATAATTTAttcattctattattattattattattattattattattattattattattactattaaattaATTTATCCCCCAGCCCTTCAACCAAGTTGCTCAAGATCCTGCACATGGTTCTTCCCATTTACAACAGGTATAGGGGAtatctgtggttctccagatgttgatggactcctatcagccctagctagcTTGCTGAtgaccagggatggtggaagctgcagtgcagcaacatctggagggccccaggttctcCATACCTCTCTTACAACTAGCTGCATGAGGTAAGGTTAGAGATCCTTGCAATGCTGTTTATGGGTGaggaaggatttgaacccagttctcTGGAAACATAATCCAAACactgttaaccactacaccaccaggACCAATCAGTTAGAAGCAGAGCCACCACGCACCTGGCCTGGCAGTGGGGTCACTGCCAGTTACGAGGAGAGGTGTGGGGCAGCAGGGACATTGCCACTGTTTGGCTGCATCGGTGGAACCAGTTTGGTGCTCCCACTTGATGCGCCCATGCTGTGCTAACCTACACACCTCGTTGCTCCTTCCTCTCTTGGGAGGAGGTAACAGCTGTGCTGCTGTGAGGCTGGGTGCATGCCAGAACCCCTTCTCACCAACCTGACCATTCCTGCACTACACTATACTGGGTCTTTTACCTAGATTAGTAGAAGTACTGTACACACATTCTTAGATTTATTTGCATAAACAATGTTCTTTTAATATCAAATCCAGATGTTGGAAACTTGGCCATGGGGAATTTATCTCACTGTAAAATGCCTTGATGAGCTTGAAACAAACGTCTTCCACAGAAGAGAAACACCTCCTTCCATGAACCAAATCCTACAGCCttatccaacctggtgcccctccagacattttggattgcAACTCTCTGCACAACTGTaccaaacctctggagggcaccaggttggcaaaggtccATAGAAGTTATTCTCACTGGGCTAAGCTTCCCCAGTGCTTTGGTAAGTGCTAAATGACTACCTGGTGGAAACATGAGCTGCAACCTTTTACCAAGTGCACCAGAAAAAATATCAGATCAGAGTGGAAGCATACTTGGAGATGGAGATAGACATTTTGTGACTGACGTTTTCATCTCAAGTGAATCCGAAAATGTACTTCCTAAAGCATAACTGTTCCAGATTTTTAACTGGTGGTacttctgtgcctttaacagcagcctgtCTCCACAGTAGGAAATGTTACACCTGCTCAGGCTGCTGCTGAAAGCAATGGCATTGGGGCACTACAAATATGTAttggggtgggaaacctgcagccctccagctgttggctgggcccaactcctatcagtctggccagtggtcagggataatgggagttgtagtccaaccacacctggagggctccaggttagCTACCCCCTGCGtgggggtaggtgggtgggggtgggggtgttccaGGACGCATACTTACAACCATGTCAGCTTGTTGTAGTGATAGTGAAGACAAGACTGCCTTGCAGCCTATCCTTTAGCAAATCTGCATTTTGCATCCATCACCACACTCagaataggggggggggggaattaaatatGGGGAAGTAATTTTTTTCCCTGACACTTCCCAATATATGCCAAAAGCTGAATTCTGCGTGCGGTGACAGGTTTCACACTGCCACCTTGCAACCCAATGATCAAGCATAGGTTTTTATGTCCCCTGATGCAGTGGTTGACTGTCCCAACCCCTTCCCTTACCAGACCTGTCTTTGCAATCCTTCTTCCCTATTTATATCCATGCATGTGCTCTGAACAACTTGGGGCTCACTCTCACATCTTTTAGTGCAAAAAGAATTTAGCCCAGCTTATGAACTTCTAAATTCCCCCTGTGTACCATGTCCAAAAATGCAGGCACCAGCTCTCACTGCCAATAAGCATTTGCATAGCATAAGGAGACACTCTTGGAGCATGGCTGCCCCAGGTTTTTGCTTAGTTACCAGTTGGGTTGTGCAGGCTCTGATGGGAAATATTCCATGTATCCATCCGGTTgtcatctctcttttttgccagGTGCACTGTATTCCAGGAAATTCACCATTGATGGAGAGCAGCTCACTTTGCAAGTTCAGGATACACCCTTCGTTTCACTGGAGGTAAAATGGCTTTTTAATGTTGAGATGTTTAAAAAGAAGTCTTAATGTAGAAGTAGCCAATGtgatgctcttcagatgttgttgaactcctcctcccatcaaccccagccatcaCAGCTAATGGTCAGAgtgctggagttcagcaacattggTTGGCTTGGTGCCCTTGTTTTAAATTTCCATTATTCTGCCATAACTACCAGTCAGGGTACAGCAGCTATGCCAAGGGTGGGAGCTCAAGTAGACGGCCACCACCCTTCCCTTATGTTTCATTTGGGAAGAAGTGACATTGGAGGGTGCAAGACAAATACCTCAGAGGGAAGGTGAAGAGAGCATCCAGCTTTCCTCTGTCTCGCAATGAGCCCAACGTAGCATGCTTTTCTCTTTTGAGTCTCTCTGATACACACACGTGATGTGAAGCCAAATGGCCTAGGCATGGGGGGATGAAGTTCCCTTTAAGTCACAACACACACAATAACCCCCACAGGCAATTTTAAGGAGTTATGAAGGGCAAAAGGACAAGGAGGGGAGGTACAATGGTGccttaaggaaataaacaaaatataCTAGAAAGCTAACTAGGTCTAGGAGTTATAGTGTGTAATTAGACAAACTAGAGTAATCCACATTGCCtagagcaggtgtgggaaactgttggctctccatatgttgcttaattacagctcccataatccccaacCACTGACTATGCTTGTTGAGGCTGAATAGAATTGTAGTTcactagttcagcaacatttgggagACCAAAGTTTCTGCACTCCTGGCCTAGAGCAAGGATGGGAAAACTATtgtcctccacatgttgttggactgcaacttccatcagccctagcatgACCgatgctcaggaatgatgggaattgtagtccaacaacatctggagaggcacagggtcccccatccctgatatAGAGAGGCAACAGAATTGTGGCTGGTAACTGAGGAACAGGAGACAACCTTCTGTCACCAGCTGGCTGTAGAAAGATCAGACTAGGGTTGGATACAGTACTTCTGAAGGTAGAAAGAAAGAAGCATTGCTACTGCTCTTGTAGACACTCAACACACAATGATTTTTGTTCACATTTCAAAAGCCTTCGCAACCTATTTGATCAGAGGTGTGTCTGTGTGGGGTGAGTGTATGCACCAGCCTCCCCAGCCTAGTACCCTTCAGACATGGTTGAacaaaactcccatcatcttagTCATCAGCCATGGTggttgagactgatgggagttggagtcagaaacatctggagggtgccatatTGGGTAAGGCTAGAAAGTCTTAATTTGATCTAGGACTTAATTTGATCCAGGGTTTATCACAGATGGCTCAGAAGCAGGGCCAGTTTTCAGTAGCAGGGATAATAACTACAAAATCACTGGGATTAGTATGATGGGAAAGTGCCTCTGAGGATCCACAGAGTGCATTTTTCTTGGTAATGAAAATTGAGAGCCAAGGATTACGGACTTCTGGGCAAATTTAAGCCTCAGCACTTTTCATCTTTATCAGCTAGAAACAGCGCCTCCCGATCATACTACTTTCAACTCTCTTAAAAATGAGCTTTTAAAGGGGCCAAAGCTTTTAAAGTAGGATATTGGTTATGTAGTATTACATGCAACCAGATAACTGGGCCATTTTGAGTGCAGACATGACAGGGGAGAGGGATTCTTAAGAACAGTTCCatcacacaattttaaaaaaaatatttgggaaAGTTGGAGTTTGTCTCCAGCCCAAATGCTAAGTAATTTTGTTCTTCTTTGTACCCAGATTAATAGAGCTTTTATTGGCATGGATGAGGGTGTCATAAGCAGAGCAGTGGTAGTTGTGCTTTCATAATTTCGAGAAGTTCCAGAGAATACTTCAGACAGGGCATCGGTTTTGCCTAATTCATTATTCTTTGAAAGAGAAAGCCAAAAGGAAAGAGATAATGTAGGTTGTTGGCTGATGAAATGCTGTCTGAAAAGTGCATGGTCAGTAACTATTTGTGTCTCTGGTTGAAATAAATGATTAAGAagacatttcctttaaagcaAAAAAATAGAAAACCCCTGCTGTCCTTTATCTTTCATTAGGCCACATTCCATTTCGATTATTGCACCAATTTCATTCTGGGCTGCTATCAGATATAACAAAAGGGAAATTTCCAGTTGCCTGTGGACATCATTTTGCTCTTTTCTGCTAATCTTTTGAAAATATATAGGTATATATATTCacaggtgtgtgtttgtttgaaaAATGATCTCCTAATGAGGATCATTTGCCAGTCAAATATAACAGATTGCCACAGCTCACATCCTTCTCTGTAGGGTGGACAGGGGACAATATACTGGGGGGCAGCGGGGAgtcagtagagtggtacctcgggttaagtacttaattcgttccagaggtccgtacctaacgtgaaactgttcttaacctgaagcaccactttagctaatggggcctcctgctgctgccacgccgccaccacacaatttctgttctcatcctgaagcaaagtatttaacccgaggtaatatttctgggttggtggagtctgtaacctgaagcgtatgtaatctgaagcgtatgtaacttgaggtaccactgtatattaaagaaGGCATTGAGTCCAGCAGGTCAGAAATCCCCAAAGGGGAAGATTCCTCCTCCAAATCATTATGGGTGATGATACTGGGCCCTAAGAATAATTTACTACTGGGACAAAGAAACtacactggttgccagttcattacCAGACTACTTCTCTTGTCACAGATGGAAGGCTATCGGGGAGGCTGGTTTAGTTTGAGCTTCTGATTTTCCCTGGCACCATTGTTCCTTCCCAACTGgaatcttcttttttcttcttggtTTTGTTGACAGGACGAGAGTGACACTATCTGCTGCCAGGAACAAATAAACCGGTCCATCTACTGGGCAGATGGTTTTGTGCTTGTCTATTCCATCACGGACCATAACAGCTACCGCACCATCCGCCCCTTGCACCAGCATATCCGGAAGATCCACCCCAATGCCAACATCCCTCTGCTGATCATGGCCAATAAAGGAGACCTGCTGCGAGCCAGGCAGGTGTCTGTGAAAGAAGGCCTCCAGCTGGCAAACGAGCTGGGCTGCACTAACTACGAGTTGTCTGCACGGGAGAACTTTGAGGAGGTTCACGATGCCTTTAAGCAGCTTTGCCAAGAGATGAGCAGGATGATTGGGAGCTGCAATGGTGAGAAACGCAGAGGGCTCCATCTTGTTCGGCCTAAGTCCCCCAACATGCAGGATCTGAAAAGGCGGCTGAAGCAGGCCTTGTCTTCCAAGGGGAGAACGGCCACAACACTCTGATGTATCTCAGAGTAGCAAGCCTGGCCTGGGCCTTAAGAGGAGGGATAAGACAATGGGATATTTATATCTATTTATGGCATTCTTTTGCCAGCATTTTTTGTACGACAGAATCCCTTCATGACAAGGTGATATTGGATGGCAAGCTTTCAGAGCTGCGCCTTTTGTGTCAAAATTGTCACCGAGACTAATGGCATCTTAAAGACAGGTTCTTCATCCATGCAGTGAGCTTAGCTTCCTAACTGACATGACATGTAGCCGTACCAGCCAATCAACCTTGCTCTTCCCCCATGTTTCAGGCAGGCAGTCTATCTTTACTCCCTCATTTTTCAGTGCcacatgcatgtttattcaatCAAATAACACCTGCCCACATATTAAACAGAGTTGCAAAACTGATGCAGAGGTGGGAGGGGTAGTTGTTCACTGCAGTGGCACAAGCCAACACACACCCTTCACCATACTGAAAACCTGCACAACTAGGTTTTTAAGAGCTTACCTTAGAAGAGAAAAGTACCAAAACTTCATCTCACCCCTACTGCACTGGCACATTTGAGAAAAATAGTTCTCATTTTATCTAGGACGGTAGTAAAGATTGGACTGAATGCCTCGCTTAGCAGTGTGATCAACAtatgatcaggggtcagcaaactttttcagcagaggacccatccactgtccctcagaccttgtggggggggcggactatatttttttttgggggggtgaacagattcctaggccccacaaataacccagagatgcattttaaataaaaggacacattctactcatgtaaaaacacgctgattccaggactgtctgcgggccggatttagaaggcgaatgggccagatccggcccccgggccttaggttgcctacccatgaataTGATGAACCAGAACTTGGCAGTGCCCAATAGGCCTATTCCAACTCATAGTTAATGGTGCTTAAGTGCATAACGCCACTATAAAATAGTTAAGACAATGTGTGCTTAGCTCTGTATTCGATTCTGGGCATTTTGCGTACACTTAATGCCAATTTAAAGGAACATTTGCCTTGTCCCAGCTGCAATTGCcacatcataaaattgtagagacTTCACCATCTACCTGAAGTAGCTACAAAATGTATATTAAATGGATGGAACTATATGTTTGATTTCCACAGTGATGGTGATCAGGCTGCAAGTATACACAACCCAGTTTGCTGGCCTAattcagccttctccaacttggtgccctctagtttttggttacaactcccatcaatcccagccagcatggtggcCTTGGCTGATAGGAATATATCTAGAGGGCACAAAATTAAGGGAGGCTAATCCATACTGGACTCATCACTCTTGTTTTGCCATGCAGAGCTGGGCTGAAATTTTCAGCTGGGGTGAATTTAGAATAAAATGAAGAGCTGTGCTcagctttctccctctcccagagAAAGAGGGCCAATTTGCTTAACATTCTCTGCCATTCCTGCCATTTGTAGGATACAAAAATGGGCCCCAGATTGCCAACACAGGAGTTCTGTTGTTGCTACCTGtgttagcagcagcaaaaaccaaaacacttatAAAAAAGAGTCCTCAATCGTGCCACTGCTAATGATGAGGTCTTACCCCCAGTGCCTCTGAAACTGTTGGGGAATTTTCCACCTCACTTCTAATAATATTTAGAGAAATATCCCACTTACCCTAGTTTTGCCACCTGAAAAGAAGGTGAAGAATTTTGGGAAGCCAGCTTTGCTCAGTACTCAAGTTATCTCACCAGCCCACTACAACCCCAAAGGCTTGTTCCTGGTTTGTTACCACCAACATGCCAtggatgtatatatatatgtgaaatgaaggtttttttgtgggggggtttttttgcctcaacatgcatcactttacacttgtttatatTGAATTTCACTTGCCATTTTGCagcccagtcaccagtttagagAGATCCTTCTAAAGCTCTTTGCAATCTCTTTTTGCTTTAacgaccctgaacaatttagtatcatcagcaaatCTGGCAATCTCACTGCCCACTCCTAACATTAGGTTGTTTATGATGAAGCTAGTTTGCTTTCAGTGGAAGGTATTTTTTTGATACAATATAACTGGGTCAAACTGGACATTATGTGTTTGAATCTTGTTCTTCTGTTTCCTCAAATCCAACTGCTCCTTGCTCAGTGCTTGGGCCCCTAATTCAGTTAAGTTTGTAGAGACCGGGAATCttatcctaaacacacttactgcaTGGAGCCTGCGTCAACAAGACTCACAGATTATTCTCCTGGGAAAAGGacagaaaaaaagtttaaagttgCTTCATCCCCTCAACTGGACACATGGTCTTGGCGCTATTTTGGCACATGCCCAATAAAGCTCATGTTTTATATCTCTCATCTTTGCAAGTCTCTCAGTCATCCCATCTCctcagtagggctgggcgatatagcaatatatcatccaaaactggtttcaagTCCATATCACAGTATTggcttcataatttttgacctggcactaCATTGTGAatcgtgatgtgtgtgtgtgtgtgtgtgcgcgcgcgtgtgctatgcaaaaaaacacaatgtgggggaaaccatgaagccagccaaggcttctacatagctccatccttatttcagacattgtgatatgtcagtatatcgcaatgtttagctgctgatatatcacaaagtTGGAAACCAGCTCCATCCTTTTCAgacacattgtgatatattgcagtgtttagctggtgatatattgtgatgttgaaaaccagatatcgcccagtctTACACCTCAGAAGTGTGCCATGAAAAATgattttacaatataaaagacTCCTGTGAGGCCTCCACAAAAATATCTGGCCACAGAGGAGGCTGCCCACCACATCTCTGCATGCTCTACTGCTCTGGCCCTACCTTTGTCCATCTCCTGTGCTGATCGATCATCTCTGGATAGCACAGCCAATTCCAATGCTATATAGGTCCCAGCCCTGTCTCCAGGGGTGAAAAAATGTTTGGAGACAAATTCCCATAGGAGTGACTGAGGGAGGACAGAAGATGCCACTGAACCTTTGATTTGACTATATTTCCCTGGTAATGAACTCTAGTCAATCAGGAGTCCCTCAGAAATGACGACTCCATGGcactatttcattttatttataccatTTATTTGCAACTTATCTATAGTAGtctctaagcagtatacaaagATACAGCACTTATAGTGCAGGACTATGAGAAGCCTCCCCACCCAATCAGATGCATGCAGTTCAATCTGCCAATCGGATGCATGTAAAATCTGCAAGCTGTGCTAGCTCTTCTCCCAGCTTGCATTGCTGTTACCTCACATATGTAATCAGCTGGCTAAAGCAGTAGGCAGTAGCATTTTTTCTGTGGCCAGCCTACCAGCCTTTGAAGGAGCAGCAACAAAATACCAGTGTGAAGAGGGACAGCCAGTCATGAAGCACATTCAGAGCTTTTTTTTCAGTTGGAGCACACTGGAacacagttctggcacctttttccgGAGCCCC includes the following:
- the LOC128406610 gene encoding ras-like protein family member 11A-like isoform X1 gives rise to the protein MPFLPRNTMSHYSTNFLLLPIPEHPVQDCAANKVIKLVVLGGSGVGKTALIVRFLTKRFIGDYEANTGALYSRKFTIDGEQLTLQVQDTPFVSLEDESDTICCQEQINRSIYWADGFVLVYSITDHNSYRTIRPLHQHIRKIHPNANIPLLIMANKGDLLRARQVSVKEGLQLANELGCTNYELSARENFEEVHDAFKQLCQEMSRMIGSCNGEKRRGLHLVRPKSPNMQDLKRRLKQALSSKGRTATTL
- the LOC128406610 gene encoding ras-like protein family member 11A-like isoform X2; amino-acid sequence: MPFLPRNTMSHYSTNFLLLPIPEHPVQDCAANKVIKLVVLGGSGVGKTGALYSRKFTIDGEQLTLQVQDTPFVSLEDESDTICCQEQINRSIYWADGFVLVYSITDHNSYRTIRPLHQHIRKIHPNANIPLLIMANKGDLLRARQVSVKEGLQLANELGCTNYELSARENFEEVHDAFKQLCQEMSRMIGSCNGEKRRGLHLVRPKSPNMQDLKRRLKQALSSKGRTATTL